In Burkholderiales bacterium, the following are encoded in one genomic region:
- a CDS encoding acetate/propionate family kinase, whose amino-acid sequence MSDAILVLNAGSSSLKFSLFLERPALELELRGQVEGLGTAPRFVAKDPAGGVVAQKAWDGAKALDHAGAIDHLMAFLAERVSREALRAVGHRVVHGGTRYAAPVRVDAGVIDELAKLIPLAPLHQPHNLTPIRAIAARMPALPQIACFDTAFHQSAPALAQAFALPPEITDRGVRRYGFHGLSYEYIADAMRAVDAKAAAGRMVVAHLGNGASMCAIAGGRSVASTMGFTALDGLVMGTRPGNVDPGVLIWLMDEMGMGPRDLEALLYHRSGLLGVSGVSSDMRTLLASGEPRAKLAVDLFCYRIGRELGSLVAALGGIDALVFTGGIGEHAAPVRAAVVRGARWLGLELDEAANAAGVSKISVSGSHVSAYVVPTDEELMIARHVQAAVAGPRGT is encoded by the coding sequence ATGAGCGACGCGATCCTCGTCCTCAACGCGGGATCGTCGAGCCTCAAGTTCTCGCTGTTCCTCGAGCGGCCGGCCCTCGAACTCGAACTGCGCGGGCAGGTCGAGGGGCTGGGCACCGCGCCGCGCTTCGTCGCGAAGGATCCGGCGGGTGGCGTCGTCGCGCAGAAGGCCTGGGACGGCGCGAAGGCGCTCGACCACGCCGGCGCGATCGACCACCTGATGGCGTTCCTCGCGGAGCGCGTCTCGCGCGAGGCGCTGCGCGCGGTCGGGCATCGCGTCGTGCACGGCGGAACGCGCTACGCCGCGCCGGTACGCGTCGATGCGGGCGTGATCGACGAGTTGGCGAAGCTGATCCCGCTCGCGCCGCTGCACCAGCCGCACAACCTGACGCCGATCCGCGCGATCGCCGCGCGCATGCCCGCGTTGCCGCAGATCGCGTGCTTCGACACCGCGTTCCACCAGAGCGCCCCGGCGCTCGCGCAGGCGTTCGCGCTGCCGCCCGAGATCACCGATCGGGGCGTGCGCCGTTACGGCTTCCACGGACTCTCCTACGAGTACATCGCCGACGCGATGCGCGCCGTCGACGCGAAGGCCGCCGCGGGCCGCATGGTGGTGGCGCACCTCGGCAACGGCGCGTCGATGTGCGCGATCGCGGGCGGCAGGAGCGTCGCGTCGACGATGGGCTTCACCGCGCTCGACGGGCTCGTGATGGGCACGCGGCCGGGCAACGTGGATCCCGGCGTGCTGATCTGGCTGATGGACGAGATGGGCATGGGGCCGCGCGACCTCGAAGCGCTCCTCTACCACCGCTCCGGGCTCCTGGGCGTCTCCGGCGTCTCGTCGGACATGCGCACGCTGCTCGCGAGCGGAGAGCCGCGCGCGAAACTCGCGGTCGACCTCTTCTGCTACCGCATCGGCCGCGAGCTGGGCTCGCTCGTCGCGGCGCTCGGCGGCATCGATGCGCTCGTGTTCACCGGAGGCATCGGCGAGCACGCGGCGCCGGTGCGCGCGGCGGTCGTGCGCGGGGCGCGCTGGCTCGGACTCGAACTCGACGAGGCGGCCAATGCGGCGGGCGTGTCGAAGATCTCGGTGTCGGGCTCGCATGTGAGCGCGTACGTCGTGCCGACCGACGAGGAGCTGATGATCGCGCGGCACGTTCAGGCCGCGGTGGCCGGACCGCGCGGCACATAG
- a CDS encoding amino acid ABC transporter substrate-binding protein, which yields MTRTLLLILAGLVAGHVDAQTALPDTLTKVRQTGSLTLGYRESSPPFSYIDDQQRPVGFSLDLCDQIVSGVRRHLGLRELKVAYQPVTAANRIPLLQNGTIDLECGSTTNTIARQKVVSFLLTTFVTGTSVMVKSSNGASGLRDLKGETVALTSGTNNINAIQAANQRDSLGLKIIYGKDHAESLLLLETGRAAAFSTDEILLYSLRANAANPKQFKVVGELLSEEPYGIMVRKDDPSFKALGDDILRGLFKDGSYGRIYAKWFTSPIPPKGVNLELPMSPEVRAIVANPSDRGS from the coding sequence ATGACTCGCACGCTGCTCCTCATCCTCGCCGGTCTCGTCGCGGGCCACGTCGACGCGCAAACGGCCCTGCCGGACACGCTGACGAAGGTTCGTCAGACGGGATCCCTCACGCTCGGCTATCGCGAATCCTCGCCGCCTTTCAGCTACATCGACGATCAGCAGAGGCCGGTCGGATTCTCGCTCGACCTGTGCGACCAAATCGTGTCGGGCGTCCGGCGGCACCTCGGGCTTCGGGAGCTCAAGGTGGCCTACCAGCCGGTCACGGCGGCGAATCGAATCCCGTTGTTGCAGAACGGCACGATCGACCTGGAGTGCGGTTCGACGACCAACACGATCGCCCGGCAGAAGGTGGTCTCGTTCCTGCTCACGACGTTCGTGACCGGGACCAGCGTGATGGTCAAGTCGTCGAACGGAGCTTCCGGTTTGCGCGACCTCAAGGGAGAGACGGTCGCGCTGACTTCGGGGACGAACAACATCAACGCGATCCAGGCCGCGAACCAGCGGGATTCGCTGGGCTTGAAGATCATCTACGGGAAAGATCACGCCGAATCGCTGCTCCTGCTCGAAACCGGCCGAGCGGCGGCGTTCAGCACCGACGAGATCCTCCTCTACAGCCTGCGAGCGAACGCCGCCAATCCGAAGCAGTTCAAGGTCGTCGGCGAACTCCTGTCGGAAGAGCCGTACGGCATCATGGTCCGGAAGGACGATCCTTCGTTCAAGGCGCTCGGCGACGACATCCTGCGCGGCCTGTTCAAGGACGGGTCGTACGGGCGGATCTACGCGAAGTGGTTCACCTCGCCGATCCCGCCGAAGGGCGTCAATCTGGAGTTGCCGATGAGCCCCGAGGTGCGGGCGATCGTGGCCAATCCCAGCGACCGGGGTTCCTGA
- a CDS encoding LysR family transcriptional regulator — MPPLKALLAFEAASRHGSFAQGATELAVTPSAISHHIQQLESFLGVRLFDRHAGRATLTGAGRTYAREIESAFGLISDATRLVAPQSQDGILAIAASPSFAAKWLRPRLPEFLREHPGTRVRLSTLSDHRDLDNTRFDIAISYSRPPLLDRDVEPLVVERLRPLCSPALAKVLALNAPADLVRATLIHSANALTWKDYLRQVGSPMLRPAHELWLDRSTMAIDAAAEGLGVVLESELLADIELARGSLVAPFAPEFSVVTTSYYLVRSDSGRNGAATSQFVRWLRQAIGDGRPGAKP; from the coding sequence CTGCCGCCTCTGAAGGCGTTGCTCGCGTTCGAGGCCGCCTCGCGGCACGGGAGTTTCGCGCAAGGCGCCACGGAGCTCGCGGTGACGCCTTCCGCGATCAGTCACCACATCCAGCAGCTCGAGTCGTTTCTCGGCGTGCGTCTGTTCGACCGGCATGCCGGCCGGGCGACGCTCACTGGCGCAGGACGCACCTATGCGCGCGAGATCGAATCGGCATTCGGCCTCATTTCGGACGCCACCCGTCTCGTCGCGCCGCAATCCCAGGACGGCATCCTCGCGATCGCGGCGAGCCCGAGCTTCGCCGCCAAATGGCTCCGGCCGCGCCTTCCTGAATTCTTGCGCGAGCACCCGGGCACGCGGGTTCGCCTGTCAACGCTGTCCGACCATCGCGACCTCGACAACACCCGCTTCGACATCGCGATTTCGTACAGCCGCCCACCGTTGCTGGATCGCGACGTCGAACCCCTGGTCGTCGAGCGCTTGCGCCCGCTGTGCAGTCCGGCGCTCGCGAAGGTGCTCGCCTTGAACGCCCCGGCCGATCTCGTCCGGGCGACGCTGATCCACTCGGCGAACGCGCTGACCTGGAAGGATTACCTGCGTCAGGTCGGATCGCCGATGCTTCGTCCGGCGCACGAACTGTGGCTCGACCGCTCGACGATGGCGATCGACGCGGCCGCGGAGGGCCTGGGGGTCGTGCTCGAAAGCGAACTGCTGGCAGACATCGAGCTTGCCCGAGGCAGTCTCGTTGCGCCCTTCGCGCCGGAGTTCAGCGTCGTGACGACGTCCTACTATCTGGTTCGATCCGACAGCGGACGGAACGGCGCGGCCACCTCGCAGTTCGTGCGGTGGTTGCGACAGGCCATTGGCGACGGGCGCCCGGGCGCGAAGCCGTGA
- a CDS encoding bifunctional enoyl-CoA hydratase/phosphate acetyltransferase, translated as MTRSRTPPAAGGAARAAPTDHGVVANRTYAELAVGDRETIRHTMTATEIEGLALVAGELDPFHVEGSREREGPVAPGAAAIAMVSNLLLRRLPGPGTTIADTAMHYAGSIAVGDELTATVTVRQKTAKGRRVAFACRCENQRGEVLVEGLAHVIAPASRLAYTPIATPSLILRRNDGFAKILRRCAGLPPVRCAVVHPCDRDSLAGALEAAKRRLIVPVLVGPLKKIRAAATEAQVSLAGVETHDTEHSHAAAALAVELARNGKVDALMKGSLHTDELMGAIVPSATGLRTARRVSHVFVMDVPTYPRLLFVTDAAVNIFPTLDDKVDIAQNAIDLACVLGVETPRLAVLSAVETVTPKIESTLHAAALCKMAERGQIAGGLLDGPLAFDNAVSEHAARAKGIAGAVAGRADILLVPDLEAGNMVAKQLQYLAGADAAGIVLGTRVPIVLTSRADSVRTRLASAAVMALVAHAKRAVVPR; from the coding sequence ATGACCCGTTCCCGCACACCTCCTGCCGCCGGCGGGGCAGCGCGCGCCGCCCCGACTGATCACGGCGTCGTCGCCAACCGTACCTACGCCGAACTCGCCGTCGGCGATCGCGAAACGATCCGGCACACGATGACCGCGACCGAGATCGAGGGGCTCGCGCTCGTCGCGGGCGAACTCGACCCGTTCCACGTCGAAGGCAGCCGCGAGCGCGAGGGTCCGGTGGCGCCGGGCGCTGCGGCGATCGCGATGGTGTCGAACCTGCTGTTGCGTCGCCTCCCTGGGCCGGGGACGACGATCGCCGACACCGCGATGCATTACGCCGGTTCGATCGCGGTCGGGGACGAACTCACCGCGACGGTCACCGTGCGGCAGAAGACCGCGAAGGGGCGCCGCGTCGCCTTCGCCTGCCGCTGCGAGAACCAGCGCGGCGAGGTGCTGGTCGAGGGCCTCGCGCACGTGATCGCGCCGGCTTCGCGCCTCGCGTACACGCCGATCGCCACGCCTTCGCTCATCCTGCGGCGCAACGACGGTTTCGCGAAGATCCTGCGCCGCTGCGCCGGACTGCCGCCGGTGCGCTGCGCGGTCGTGCACCCCTGCGACCGTGACTCGCTCGCCGGCGCGCTCGAGGCCGCGAAGCGCAGGCTGATCGTCCCGGTGCTGGTCGGACCGCTGAAGAAGATCCGCGCCGCCGCGACAGAGGCGCAGGTCTCGCTCGCCGGCGTCGAGACGCACGACACCGAGCACAGTCACGCGGCCGCCGCGCTCGCGGTCGAACTCGCGCGCAACGGCAAGGTCGACGCGCTGATGAAGGGGAGCTTGCACACCGACGAGCTGATGGGGGCGATCGTGCCCTCCGCAACGGGACTGCGCACCGCGCGCCGGGTGAGCCACGTCTTCGTGATGGACGTGCCGACCTATCCGCGCCTGCTCTTCGTGACCGACGCCGCGGTCAACATCTTCCCGACGCTCGACGACAAGGTCGACATCGCGCAGAACGCGATCGACCTGGCGTGCGTGCTCGGCGTCGAGACGCCGAGGCTCGCGGTCCTCTCGGCGGTCGAGACGGTGACGCCGAAGATCGAGTCGACGCTGCACGCCGCGGCGCTGTGCAAGATGGCCGAGCGCGGGCAGATCGCGGGCGGACTCCTGGACGGACCGCTCGCGTTCGACAACGCGGTGTCCGAACACGCCGCGCGCGCGAAGGGCATCGCCGGGGCGGTCGCCGGCCGCGCCGACATCCTGCTCGTGCCCGACCTGGAGGCGGGCAACATGGTGGCGAAGCAGCTCCAGTACCTCGCCGGCGCGGACGCCGCAGGCATCGTGCTCGGAACACGCGTGCCGATCGTGCTCACCTCGCGCGCGGACAGCGTGCGGACCCGGCTCGCCTCCGCCGCGGTCATGGCGCTCGTCGCGCACGCGAAGCGCGCCGTGGTGCCGCGATGA
- a CDS encoding F0F1 ATP synthase subunit epsilon, with protein MATTMKVDIVSAEERIFSGDAEFVVLPGVMGELGIYPRHTPLFTQIRAGAVRMKLPDQATEELVFVQGGYLEVQPHAITVLADTAIRAKDLDEKAALEAKKAAEEAMMHKTTKEEIAAAEASLATAMAQLEAIRKLRHRS; from the coding sequence ATGGCAACCACGATGAAAGTCGACATCGTCAGCGCGGAAGAGCGGATCTTCTCGGGCGACGCGGAGTTCGTCGTGCTGCCGGGGGTGATGGGCGAACTCGGCATCTACCCGCGCCACACGCCGCTCTTCACGCAGATCCGGGCGGGCGCCGTGCGCATGAAACTCCCCGACCAGGCGACCGAGGAGCTGGTGTTCGTGCAGGGCGGCTACCTCGAGGTGCAGCCGCACGCGATCACCGTGCTCGCCGACACCGCGATCCGCGCGAAGGACCTGGACGAGAAGGCCGCGCTCGAGGCGAAGAAGGCCGCCGAAGAAGCGATGATGCACAAGACGACGAAGGAAGAGATCGCCGCCGCCGAGGCCTCGCTCGCCACCGCGATGGCGCAGCTCGAGGCGATCCGCAAGCTCCGGCATCGGAGCTGA
- the fumC gene encoding class II fumarate hydratase has product MDAHRIEKDAMGEVRVPADHLWGAQTQRSIDNFPIGVGRFHWGRPVIRAFGLVKLAAALANVKLGVLAKDKAELIERAAREVIDGKLDGEFPLVVFQTGSGTQSNMNANEVIANRAIQLAGGRVGSKAPVHPNDDVNRSQSSNDTFPAVMHVALVEEIDHRLLPAIDRLVATLDAKSKNFADVVMLGRTHLMDATPVTLGQVVGGWAAQLREGRGYVVQGRDALLPIALGGTAVGTGLNAPAGFAEAVAAELAALTGARFITAPDKFAALSAHDAVVQASAAVRTLAGAAMKIANDVRFHASGPRAGLGEITIPDNEPGSSIMPGKVNPTQCEALTMVAARVFGNDATVAFAGTQGHFQLNVYKPVMLHGALESIELLADALASFDLRCARGIEPLREHLRANLERSLMLVTALNPHIGYENAAKIAQKAHREGTSLREAALALGLVSGADFDRWVDPAAMTRPDPLAR; this is encoded by the coding sequence ATGGACGCGCACCGGATCGAGAAGGACGCGATGGGCGAAGTCCGCGTGCCCGCTGACCACCTGTGGGGCGCGCAGACCCAGCGCTCGATCGACAACTTCCCGATCGGCGTCGGCCGCTTTCACTGGGGCCGGCCGGTGATCCGCGCGTTCGGCCTGGTCAAGCTCGCCGCCGCGCTCGCGAACGTCAAGCTCGGCGTGCTGGCGAAGGACAAGGCGGAGCTGATCGAGCGCGCCGCGCGCGAGGTCATCGACGGCAAGCTCGACGGCGAGTTCCCGCTGGTCGTGTTCCAGACCGGCTCGGGTACGCAGTCGAACATGAACGCGAACGAGGTGATCGCGAACCGCGCGATCCAGCTCGCGGGCGGCAGGGTGGGCTCGAAGGCCCCGGTCCATCCGAACGACGACGTGAACCGCAGCCAGTCGTCGAACGACACGTTCCCCGCGGTGATGCACGTCGCGCTCGTCGAGGAGATCGACCACCGCCTGCTGCCCGCGATCGACCGCCTGGTCGCGACGCTGGACGCGAAGTCGAAGAACTTCGCCGACGTCGTGATGCTCGGCCGCACCCACCTGATGGACGCCACACCGGTGACGCTCGGCCAGGTGGTCGGCGGCTGGGCCGCGCAATTGCGCGAGGGCCGCGGCTACGTCGTGCAGGGGCGCGATGCGCTGCTGCCGATCGCGCTGGGCGGCACGGCCGTGGGCACCGGCTTGAACGCACCGGCGGGCTTCGCGGAGGCGGTCGCGGCCGAACTCGCCGCGCTGACCGGCGCGCGGTTCATCACCGCGCCCGACAAGTTCGCGGCGCTGTCCGCGCACGACGCGGTGGTGCAGGCCAGCGCCGCGGTGCGCACGCTCGCCGGCGCGGCGATGAAGATCGCGAACGACGTCCGCTTCCACGCGAGCGGGCCGCGCGCGGGGTTAGGCGAGATCACGATTCCCGACAACGAGCCCGGTTCGTCGATCATGCCGGGCAAGGTCAACCCGACGCAGTGCGAGGCGCTGACGATGGTCGCCGCGCGCGTGTTCGGCAACGACGCGACCGTCGCGTTCGCCGGCACGCAGGGCCACTTCCAGTTGAACGTCTACAAGCCGGTGATGCTGCACGGCGCGCTCGAGTCGATCGAGCTTCTCGCCGACGCGCTCGCCTCGTTCGACCTGCGCTGCGCGCGCGGCATCGAGCCGCTGCGCGAGCACCTGCGCGCGAACCTGGAGCGCTCGCTGATGCTCGTCACCGCGCTCAACCCGCACATCGGCTACGAGAACGCCGCGAAGATCGCGCAGAAGGCGCACCGCGAGGGCACGAGCCTGCGCGAGGCGGCGCTCGCGCTCGGGCTCGTGTCCGGCGCGGACTTCGATCGCTGGGTCGATCCGGCGGCGATGACGCGGCCCGATCCGCTCGCGCGCTGA
- the atpD gene encoding F0F1 ATP synthase subunit beta produces MSQGTIVQCIGAVVDVQFPRDAMPKVYDALVLEQDATNKLVEQGLTFEVEQQLGDGIVRTIAMGSSDGLKRGMKVRSTGENIKVPVGPGVLGRVMDVLGRPIDQRGPVKADERRPIHAPAPKFDELSPSTELLETGIKVIDLICPFAKGGKIGLFGGAGVGKTVNMLELINNIAKEHSGLSVFAGVGERTREGNDFYHEMSDAKVIRQDDLGQSKVAMVFGQMNEPPGNRLRVALTGLTMAERFRDEGRDILFFVDNIYRYTLAGTEVSALLGRMPSAVGYQPTLAEEMGRLQERITSTKVGSITSIQAVYVPADDLTDPSPATTFGHLDATLVLSRDIAALGIYPAVDPLDSTSRQVDPNVIGQDHYTITRRVQATLQRYKELRDIIAILGMDELSPEDKLAVARARKIQRFLSQPFHVAEVFTGSPGKYVPLKETIRGFRMIVDGECDALPEQAFYMVGGIDEAFEKAKKMQ; encoded by the coding sequence ATGAGCCAAGGCACCATCGTCCAATGCATCGGCGCGGTCGTCGACGTGCAGTTTCCGCGCGACGCGATGCCGAAGGTCTACGACGCGCTCGTCCTCGAGCAGGACGCGACCAACAAGCTCGTCGAGCAGGGCCTGACCTTCGAGGTCGAGCAGCAGCTCGGCGACGGGATCGTGCGCACGATCGCGATGGGCAGCTCCGACGGATTGAAGCGCGGCATGAAGGTGCGCTCCACCGGCGAGAACATCAAGGTGCCGGTCGGCCCCGGCGTGCTCGGGCGCGTGATGGACGTGCTCGGCCGGCCGATCGACCAGCGCGGCCCGGTGAAGGCCGACGAGCGCCGGCCGATCCACGCGCCCGCGCCGAAGTTCGACGAACTCTCGCCGTCGACCGAACTCCTCGAGACCGGCATCAAGGTCATCGACCTCATCTGTCCGTTCGCGAAGGGCGGCAAGATCGGGCTGTTCGGCGGCGCCGGCGTCGGCAAGACCGTCAACATGCTCGAGCTCATCAACAACATCGCGAAAGAGCACTCGGGCCTGTCGGTGTTCGCCGGCGTCGGCGAGCGCACGCGCGAAGGCAACGACTTCTACCACGAGATGAGCGACGCGAAGGTGATCCGCCAGGACGACCTCGGGCAGTCGAAGGTCGCGATGGTGTTCGGCCAGATGAACGAGCCGCCGGGCAACCGGCTGCGCGTGGCGCTGACCGGCCTCACGATGGCCGAGCGCTTCCGCGACGAGGGCCGCGACATCCTGTTCTTCGTCGACAACATCTACCGCTACACGCTGGCCGGCACGGAGGTCTCCGCGCTGCTCGGCCGGATGCCCTCCGCCGTGGGCTACCAGCCGACGCTCGCCGAGGAGATGGGCCGGCTGCAGGAGCGCATCACCTCGACCAAGGTCGGCTCGATCACCTCGATCCAGGCGGTCTACGTGCCCGCGGACGACCTGACCGACCCGTCGCCCGCGACGACCTTCGGCCACCTCGACGCGACGCTCGTGCTCTCGCGCGACATCGCGGCGCTCGGCATCTACCCGGCGGTCGACCCGCTCGACTCGACCTCGCGCCAGGTCGACCCGAACGTGATCGGCCAGGACCACTACACGATCACCCGCCGCGTGCAGGCGACGCTGCAGCGCTACAAGGAGCTGCGCGACATCATCGCGATCCTCGGCATGGACGAGCTCTCGCCCGAGGACAAGCTCGCGGTGGCGCGCGCGCGCAAGATCCAGCGCTTCCTGTCGCAGCCGTTCCACGTCGCCGAGGTGTTCACCGGCTCGCCGGGCAAGTACGTGCCGCTCAAGGAGACGATCCGCGGCTTCCGGATGATCGTCGACGGCGAGTGCGATGCGCTGCCCGAGCAGGCGTTCTACATGGTCGGCGGCATCGACGAGGCGTTCGAAAAGGCCAAGAAGATGCAATAG
- a CDS encoding aspartate aminotransferase family protein, which translates to MDDSLLQASKDYLVRYGGDAFPRLFRSAKGTIVKDSDGREYLDFTSGQMCATIGHNHPAIVEAVNRAGQKAYHLFSGMIPEVVAELARTLARDWLPGDLERSIFINTGSEATEVALRMAKMVTGGYEILALGGSWHGITSGASTVSFASDRRGYGVPAPGVFVIPEPNAYRPYIERATEEESALANLDLALKMFDMQSTGRGAAIIAEPIISAGGVLVPPKSFMRALRKAADDRGMLLIFDEAQTAFGRIGTRTGSEHYGVVPDIMAMSKTLGGGLPLAAVSTTAKIEDELHARHFTYYTSHVSDPLPAEAGLAVLKVIAEEHLVARAREMGAYLRRRLDGLGEKYDVIGDVRGVGLLLGVELVTDRASKTPAHELGALTTRKCFEYGLSMNIRRRPERGAVWRIAPPLTVSTDEIDRAVEILDRALRESLDRAPRPAVSAVSAPAH; encoded by the coding sequence ATGGACGACAGCCTGCTGCAAGCGTCGAAAGACTACCTCGTGCGATACGGTGGAGACGCGTTCCCGCGATTGTTCCGCTCGGCGAAAGGAACGATCGTCAAGGACAGCGACGGTCGCGAATACCTGGATTTCACCTCCGGGCAGATGTGCGCGACGATCGGCCACAACCATCCCGCAATCGTCGAAGCGGTCAATCGCGCCGGGCAGAAGGCCTACCACCTGTTCAGCGGAATGATCCCCGAAGTCGTCGCGGAACTCGCGCGGACGCTGGCGCGCGACTGGCTGCCCGGGGATCTCGAGCGTTCGATCTTCATCAACACCGGATCGGAAGCCACCGAAGTGGCGCTCCGAATGGCGAAGATGGTCACGGGAGGCTACGAAATCCTGGCGCTCGGCGGTTCATGGCACGGGATCACCAGCGGCGCGAGCACGGTGTCGTTCGCGAGCGATCGCCGAGGATACGGCGTCCCCGCGCCCGGCGTGTTCGTCATCCCGGAACCCAACGCCTACCGCCCCTACATCGAACGCGCCACCGAGGAGGAGTCCGCGCTGGCGAACCTCGATCTCGCGCTGAAGATGTTCGACATGCAGTCGACAGGGCGCGGCGCGGCGATCATCGCTGAGCCGATCATCAGTGCAGGCGGAGTGCTCGTGCCCCCGAAGTCGTTCATGCGTGCGCTCCGCAAGGCGGCCGACGACCGCGGCATGCTGCTGATCTTCGACGAAGCGCAGACCGCGTTCGGTCGGATCGGGACGAGGACCGGCTCTGAACACTACGGGGTGGTTCCGGACATCATGGCGATGTCCAAGACGCTCGGCGGCGGGCTGCCGCTGGCGGCGGTATCGACTACGGCGAAGATCGAAGACGAGCTCCACGCCAGGCACTTCACGTACTACACGAGCCACGTGTCGGATCCGTTGCCGGCCGAAGCCGGCTTGGCGGTGCTGAAGGTGATCGCCGAAGAGCATCTGGTGGCGCGCGCGCGCGAGATGGGCGCCTACCTCAGGCGACGCCTCGACGGCCTCGGGGAGAAATACGACGTCATCGGCGACGTTCGGGGCGTCGGCCTGTTGCTGGGGGTCGAACTGGTGACCGATCGGGCTTCGAAAACCCCGGCGCACGAGCTCGGCGCGCTGACGACGCGGAAGTGCTTCGAATACGGACTCAGCATGAACATCCGGCGGCGTCCGGAGCGCGGGGCCGTCTGGCGCATCGCGCCGCCGTTGACCGTGTCGACCGACGAGATCGACCGCGCCGTCGAGATCCTCGACCGGGCGTTGCGCGAGAGCCTCGATCGAGCGCCGCGGCCCGCAGTTTCCGCCGTCTCGGCGCCGGCGCACTGA
- a CDS encoding phosphate/phosphite/phosphonate ABC transporter substrate-binding protein, producing the protein MIRRLAAAFALGALATAAWAQAPQQELVFAVTEGVTYQATPKEIRDKFAPIAQVLATATGRRVRTVLVPAYDDARAGLKTQEFDVAFLHPAHIPMAEIKAGRYKAVAWTQGFTEYTASMLMTADRPYKSMDDLKGRTVVTPDPDSITAWMVRAMFRAENVQTTKEREPTPSTVRVITTRYQDAVPFYLENQFAQVGVTASNAVVRGWTAKGGKVLLRSRPVPIKQFIVSTRLPASDQQKIRDALLGLKDAKGGQQVLETVGYKGFVPPNPEIESSVIAWLGL; encoded by the coding sequence ATGATCCGCCGACTCGCCGCAGCGTTTGCCCTCGGGGCGCTCGCCACCGCCGCCTGGGCCCAGGCGCCGCAGCAGGAACTGGTGTTCGCCGTCACCGAAGGGGTGACCTACCAGGCGACGCCCAAGGAGATCCGCGACAAGTTCGCTCCGATCGCCCAGGTCCTCGCGACCGCCACCGGCCGCCGCGTGCGGACCGTCCTGGTGCCCGCCTACGACGACGCCCGCGCCGGGCTCAAGACCCAGGAGTTCGACGTCGCGTTCCTGCATCCGGCGCACATCCCGATGGCCGAGATCAAGGCCGGCCGCTACAAGGCCGTCGCGTGGACGCAGGGCTTCACCGAGTACACGGCTTCGATGCTGATGACCGCGGACCGGCCGTACAAGTCGATGGACGACCTGAAGGGCCGCACCGTCGTCACGCCCGACCCCGACTCGATCACCGCGTGGATGGTCCGCGCGATGTTCCGTGCGGAGAACGTCCAGACGACCAAGGAGCGCGAACCGACGCCTTCGACCGTCCGCGTCATCACGACCCGTTACCAGGATGCGGTCCCGTTCTACCTCGAGAACCAGTTCGCGCAGGTCGGCGTCACCGCGTCGAACGCCGTGGTCCGGGGTTGGACCGCGAAGGGCGGCAAGGTGCTGCTCAGATCCCGCCCGGTGCCGATCAAGCAGTTCATCGTCTCCACGCGCCTGCCCGCGTCCGACCAGCAGAAGATCCGCGACGCACTGCTCGGCCTCAAGGACGCGAAGGGCGGCCAGCAGGTGCTGGAAACCGTCGGATACAAGGGCTTCGTCCCGCCCAACCCCGAGATCGAGTCCTCGGTCATCGCCTGGCTCGGGCTGTAG